The following are encoded together in the Tripterygium wilfordii isolate XIE 37 chromosome 3, ASM1340144v1, whole genome shotgun sequence genome:
- the LOC119987276 gene encoding ERBB-3 BINDING PROTEIN 1, translating to MSSDDEREEKELDLTSPEVVTKYKSAAEIVNKALQLVISECKPKAKVVDVCEKGDSYIREQSGNMYKNVKRKIERGVAFPTCVSVNNTVCHFSPLASDETVFEEGDLVKIDMGCHIDGFIAVVAHTHVLQGGPVTGKAADVIAAANTAAEVALRLVRPGKKNKDVTDAIQKVAAAYDCKIVEGVLSHQLKQFVIDGNKVVLSVSNPDTRVDEAEFEENEVYAVDIVTSTGDGKPKLLDEKQTTIYKRAVDKNYHLKMKASRFIFSEISQKFPIMPFSARALEEKRARLGLVECVNHDLLQPYPVLHEKPGDIVAHIKFTVLLMPNGSDRITSHSLQELQPTKIVDDPEIKAWLALGTKTKKKGGGKKKKGKKGDKPGESAEAEPMDATTNSASQE from the exons ATGTCGTCGGACGATGAAAGGGAGGAGAAGGAGTTAGATCTCACTTCTCCTGAGGTCGTCACCAAGTATAAGAGCGCAGCCGAGATCGTTAACA AGGCTTTACAGTTAGTGATATCAGAATGCAAGCCAAAAGCAAAGGTTGTTGACGTCTGTGAGAAGGGTGATTCATATATCAGAGA GCAATCAGGCAACATGTACAAGAATGTTAAGAGGAAGATTGAAAGGGGCGTGGCATTTCCTACTTGCGTGTCTGTAAACAACACTGTTTGCCATTTCTCACCACTTGCCAGTGACGAGACAGTTTTTGAAGAAGGTGATTTGGTGAAAAT AGATATGGGGTGTCACATTGATGGGTTCATTGCTGTAGTTGCACATACCCATGTTCTTCAAGGAGGGCCAGTTACAGGGAAAGCTGCAGATGTTATTGCAGCTGCAAATACCGCTGCTGAAGTTGCCTTGAGGCTTGTTAGGCCAGGGAAgaag AACAAAGATGTAACAGATGCAATTCAGAAGGTTGCTGCTGCTTATGACTGCAAAATTGTTGAGGGTGTTCTTAGTCACCAGTTGAAGCAGTTTGTGATAGATGGGAACAAAGTTGTACTTAGTGTTTCTAATCCAGATACCAGGGTCGATGAAGCAgaatttgaggagaatgaagtGTATGCTGTAGATATAGTTACAAGCACAGGTGATGGCAAG CCAAAGCTGTTGGATGAGAAGCAGACTACTATTTATAAGAGGGCAGTTGACAAgaactatcacttgaagatgaaagCTTCCAGATTTATTTTTAGTGAAATTAGTCAGAAATTTCCAATCATGCCGTTCTCTGCAAG GGCTTTGGAAGAGAAAAGGGCTCGTTTGGGATTAGTGGAATGTGTGAATCATGATCTCCTGCAGCCATAtcctgttcttcatgagaaGCCTG GTGATATAGTCGCGCACATAAAATTCACAGTTTTGCTAATGCCAAACGGATCAGATAGGATCACATCCCATTCTCTGCAAGAACTGCAACCCACAAAGATCGTTGATGATCCTGAAATAAAGGCCTGGTTAGCATTGGGCACAAagacaaagaagaaaggaggcggaaagaagaagaaag GTAAGAAGGGCGACAAGCCTGGGGAGTCGGCGGAAGCTGAGCCTATGGATGCAACAACAAATAGTGCATCTCAAGAATGA
- the LOC119986190 gene encoding mitochondrial succinate-fumarate transporter 1, with the protein MTDQNTRSTNADSKKSIPPYMKAVSGSFGGMVEACCLQPIDVIKTRLQLDRTGTYKGIIHCGSTVVRTEGVRALWKGLTPFATHLTLKYSLRMGSNAVLQSAFKDSQTGNLSNQGRMLAGFGAGVLEALVIVTPFEVVKIRLQQQRGLSPELLKYKGPIHCARTIIREEGLFGLWAGAAPTVMRNGTNQAAMFTAKNAFDILLWKKHEGDGRVLQPWQSMISGFLAGTAGPVCTGPFDVVKTRLMAQSREGGELKYKGMFHAIRTIYAEEGLLTLWKGLLPRLMRIPPGQAIMWAVADQITGFYERTYLHNAPL; encoded by the exons ATGACGGACCAAAACACTCGAAGCACCAACGCGGATTCCAAGAAATCAATCCCACCGTACATGAAGGCGGTCTCTGGGTCGTTCGGAGGGATGGTAGAGGCGTGTTGCTTGCAGCCGATCGATGTTATTAAGACTAGGCTTCAACTGGATCGTACCGGGACTTACAAGGGTATAATCCATTGCGGCTCCACCGTGGTGCGCACGGAGGGCGTGCGGGCCCTGTGGAAGGGTTTGACACCATTCGCGACGCACCTGACCTTAAAGTACTCGTTACGCATGGGATCAAATGCGGTGCTGCAGTCCGCGTTTAAGGACTCGCAGACCGGCAATCTCAGCAATCAGGGAAGGATGTTGGCCGGGTTCGGTGCGGGGGTTCTTGAGGCACTTGTTATCGTTACTCCATTTGAG GTGGTGAAAATAAGACTGCAGCAACAAAGAGGATTAAGTCCTGAGCTTCTAAAATACAAGGGTCCCATCCATTGTGCTCGTACGATCATCCGTGAGGAAGGTCTCTTTGGGCTCTGGGCAGGGGCAGCCCCTACTGTAATGCGGAATGGTACCAACCAGGCTGCCATGTTTACTGCAAAAAATGCATTTGATATATTGTTGTGGAAGAAACATGAAGGTGATGGTAGAGTACTTCAACCATGGCAGTCTATGATATCAGGATTTCTAGCTGGAACGGCAGGTCCAGTGTGTACGGGCCCCTTTGATGTTGTTAAGACAAGGCTGATGGCTCAAAGTCGAGAGGGGGGTGAGCTGAAGTACAAAGGTATGTTCCATGCCATCAGAACAATATACGCCGAGGAAGGGCTTCTCACCTTGTGGAAAGGATTGCTACCCCGCCTCATGAGGATCCCACCTGGCCAGGCTATTATGTGGGCTGTGGCCGACCAAATTACTGGATTTTATGAAAGGACATATCTTCACAATGCGCCCTTATAG
- the LOC119984467 gene encoding protein EMB-1-like isoform X2 encodes MASEQKKEELDARARQGETVIPGGTGGKSLEAQEHLAEGRSRGGQTRKEQIGHEGYQEMGRKGGLSTTDKSGGERAAEEGIEIDESKYKTRSS; translated from the exons ATGGCCTCAgaacagaaaaaagaagagcTTGACGCCAGGGCAAGGCAAGGAGAGACAGTTATTCCTGGTGGTACTGGTGGCAAGAGCCTTGAAGCACAAGAACACCTCGCTGAAG GGCGGAGCCGTGGAG GGCAGACAAGAAAGGAGCAGATTGGGCATGAGGGTTACCAGGAGATGGGCCGCAAAGGTGGACTCAGCACCACTGACAAGTCTGGAGGGGAACGTGCTGCTGAGGAAGGGATTGAGATTGACGAGTCCAAGTACAAAACCCGTTCTTCATAA
- the LOC119984467 gene encoding protein SLE1-like isoform X1 → MASEQKKEELDARARQGETVIPGGTGGKSLEAQEHLAEGRSRGGQVRAEQLGREGYQEIGHKGGQTRKEQIGHEGYQEMGRKGGLSTTDKSGGERAAEEGIEIDESKYKTRSS, encoded by the exons ATGGCCTCAgaacagaaaaaagaagagcTTGACGCCAGGGCAAGGCAAGGAGAGACAGTTATTCCTGGTGGTACTGGTGGCAAGAGCCTTGAAGCACAAGAACACCTCGCTGAAG GGCGGAGCCGTGGAGGTCAGGTGAGGGCAGAGCAGCTGGGACGTGAGGGATATCAGGAGATAGGCCACAAAGGAGGGCAGACAAGAAAGGAGCAGATTGGGCATGAGGGTTACCAGGAGATGGGCCGCAAAGGTGGACTCAGCACCACTGACAAGTCTGGAGGGGAACGTGCTGCTGAGGAAGGGATTGAGATTGACGAGTCCAAGTACAAAACCCGTTCTTCATAA